One window from the genome of Pelodictyon luteolum DSM 273 encodes:
- a CDS encoding acetyl-CoA hydrolase/transferase family protein, translated as MKYHALSAEEAVSRIKSGDRVFLHTAAATPQRLIDAMVGRADELRDVEIVSLHTEGEAAYVRPEYRESFRLNSLFVGRNVRSAVQGGDADAIPVFLSDVPSLFLNGVLPLDVALVHVSPPDRHGFCSLGVSVDSALAAVHGAKLVIAQVNPNMPRTHGEGMLHVSRIHAMVDVDDQLPETAAHELTEIELSIGRHIAGIVEDGATLQMGIGAIPDAALAALSGHRDLGIHSEMFSDGVVELVEKGVINGSKKNTHRDIIVASFLVGTRRLYDFVDDNPLVEMFPSDYVNDTREIRKNPKVTAINSAIEIDMSGQVCADSIGQRHFSGVGGQMDFIRGAALSPGGKPIIALPSTTRKGLSRIVPRLQPGAGVVTTRAHVQYVVTEYGIVNLHGKNLRQRAEALASIAHPDFREDICREAHAVYGAYNKSSICC; from the coding sequence ATGAAGTATCACGCGCTTTCCGCTGAGGAGGCGGTTTCCAGGATAAAGTCGGGCGACCGGGTGTTTCTGCATACTGCAGCGGCAACCCCGCAGCGGCTCATCGACGCCATGGTCGGGAGGGCCGATGAGTTGAGAGACGTGGAGATCGTCAGCCTGCACACGGAAGGAGAGGCCGCCTATGTGCGACCTGAATACCGTGAAAGCTTCCGCCTGAACTCGCTCTTTGTCGGCAGGAATGTCCGTTCCGCTGTACAGGGGGGCGATGCAGACGCCATTCCGGTCTTTCTCTCAGACGTTCCTTCGCTGTTCCTGAACGGCGTGCTTCCCCTCGACGTTGCCCTTGTCCATGTTTCCCCTCCTGACCGCCACGGATTCTGTTCGCTCGGCGTATCAGTCGATTCCGCGCTTGCCGCCGTTCACGGGGCAAAGCTTGTGATTGCACAGGTCAACCCTAATATGCCACGTACACACGGCGAGGGAATGCTGCATGTCAGCAGGATCCATGCTATGGTCGATGTCGATGACCAGCTTCCCGAGACCGCAGCTCATGAGCTGACCGAGATCGAGCTCAGCATCGGTCGCCATATCGCTGGCATCGTCGAGGACGGGGCTACACTGCAGATGGGCATCGGCGCCATTCCCGACGCTGCCCTTGCGGCCTTGTCCGGTCATCGCGACCTCGGCATCCACTCCGAGATGTTTTCGGACGGTGTTGTCGAACTGGTGGAAAAAGGGGTCATCAACGGTTCGAAGAAGAACACCCACCGCGACATCATCGTGGCGAGCTTCCTTGTCGGGACACGCCGCCTCTATGACTTTGTCGATGACAACCCGCTCGTGGAGATGTTTCCTTCCGATTACGTGAACGACACCCGAGAGATCCGTAAGAACCCGAAGGTTACGGCCATCAACAGCGCCATTGAAATCGACATGAGCGGCCAGGTCTGTGCGGATTCGATAGGCCAGAGGCATTTCTCCGGTGTCGGCGGCCAGATGGACTTCATCAGGGGCGCCGCTCTTTCTCCCGGCGGCAAGCCGATCATTGCGCTGCCTTCGACGACGCGCAAGGGGCTCTCGCGGATCGTCCCCCGCCTCCAGCCGGGTGCCGGTGTGGTGACAACGCGTGCCCATGTGCAGTACGTGGTGACTGAATACGGCATTGTCAACCTGCACGGCAAGAACCTCCGCCAGCGGGCTGAAGCGCTTGCCAGCATCGCCCACCCGGATTTCCGCGAGGATATCTGCAGGGAGGCACATGCCGTCTACGGGGCCTACAATAAGTCATCGATATGCTGCTAG
- the ftsZ gene encoding cell division protein FtsZ codes for MAFELDPGLFDSDQSKGVTIRIVGVGGCGGNAVNNMIDRKISGVEYIVMNTDRQALLNSKAPLRVQIGRRATGGLGAGADPAQGRQAADDDRDIIAAQLEGADMVFITAGMGKGTGTGAAPVIASIARNMGILTIGVVTRPFGFEGDVKARIADGGIAELRKYIDTLIIVENEKILSIAEEGVSATEAYNMANDVLYRAAKGIADIITSHGHVNVDFADVRSIMSGAGDAVMGSAAAAGERCALKAASDALGSPLLEGISINGSKGVLVNITGGVSMRDLSEAMSFIAEQAGGEAKIINGYVDEQLVGGEVRVTVIVTGFKRKDQEPPKPREREEPPAMTSGMRTVPPRQHRSHQMPFAAQQGAAAERPDEDLRVPAYIRKNIQISGPYDAAGRMTDGQGGGFGRASAGRNGEHEDIIQKGQSDLPAHLRRTKNWI; via the coding sequence ATGGCATTTGAACTCGATCCGGGCCTGTTCGACAGCGACCAGTCGAAAGGCGTTACGATCAGGATCGTCGGCGTTGGCGGCTGCGGAGGAAACGCCGTCAACAACATGATCGACCGCAAGATCAGCGGCGTGGAATACATCGTGATGAACACCGACCGCCAGGCCCTTCTGAACTCCAAGGCTCCGCTTCGGGTGCAGATCGGACGGCGGGCCACCGGCGGGCTTGGTGCCGGCGCGGATCCTGCACAGGGCCGACAGGCGGCAGATGACGACCGCGACATCATCGCTGCCCAGCTCGAGGGCGCCGACATGGTCTTCATCACCGCCGGCATGGGTAAGGGCACCGGAACGGGTGCGGCTCCGGTCATCGCCTCAATCGCCCGGAACATGGGCATCCTCACCATCGGAGTGGTCACACGCCCGTTCGGGTTCGAGGGCGACGTGAAAGCACGCATTGCCGACGGGGGCATTGCCGAGCTGCGTAAGTACATCGACACCCTCATCATCGTCGAAAACGAAAAGATCCTCAGCATCGCAGAGGAGGGGGTCAGCGCCACAGAAGCTTACAATATGGCCAATGACGTCCTCTACCGCGCCGCAAAGGGGATTGCCGATATCATAACGAGCCACGGACACGTCAATGTTGATTTCGCTGACGTGCGCAGCATCATGTCGGGGGCAGGAGATGCAGTCATGGGATCGGCGGCAGCCGCCGGCGAGCGCTGCGCCCTCAAAGCGGCTTCGGACGCGCTCGGCAGTCCGCTGCTCGAGGGAATCTCCATCAATGGATCGAAAGGCGTGCTGGTGAACATCACCGGAGGGGTCAGCATGCGCGACCTTTCTGAGGCTATGAGCTTCATTGCCGAACAGGCAGGAGGGGAGGCCAAAATCATCAACGGCTATGTCGACGAGCAGCTCGTCGGCGGCGAGGTCCGGGTGACGGTCATCGTCACCGGATTCAAGCGCAAGGACCAGGAGCCGCCGAAGCCCCGGGAGCGGGAGGAGCCGCCAGCCATGACTTCCGGAATGAGGACGGTTCCGCCCCGGCAGCACCGTTCACATCAGATGCCCTTCGCCGCTCAGCAGGGAGCTGCCGCGGAGCGTCCGGACGAGGATCTCAGGGTTCCTGCCTACATCAGAAAGAATATCCAGATATCCGGCCCCTATGATGCGGCCGGGCGAATGACAGATGGCCAGGGCGGCGGGTTCGGTCGTGCCTCCGCCGGACGGAATGGAGAACATGAAGATATAATTCAGAAAGGTCAGTCAGATCTTCCGGCCCATCTTCGCCGAACAAAAAATTGGATCTGA